DNA from Laspinema palackyanum D2c:
GGTTTCTGAAGTTTTGTATCATAGATTAAGATTTTGCGCGTTGTTAGAGGAGGAATCTGAATGTCTACAGGCTCGACTGGAGAACGTCCGTTTGCTGATATTGTTACCAGCATTCGCTATTGGGTGATTCACAGCATCACCATTCCGGCCTTATTTATCGCTGGTTGGCTGTTTGTGAGCACTGGGTTAGCCTACGATGCGTTTGGCACCCCTCGTCCGAACGAATATTTCAGCCAAGAACGCTTGGAACTGCCGATCGTTCAGGATCGCTTTAATGCGAAAGACCAGATTAACGACTTGATGATTAAGTAAATCAATTTCAGGAGGTAGTCCATCGTGACGACAAATCGTTCAAACGAGCCAATTTCTTATCCCATTTTTACCGTTCGCTGGATAGCTGTTCATACCCTAGCTGTTCCTACGGTATTCTTCCTGGGTGCGATCGCGGCAATGCAGTTCATTCAACGATAAGTTTAGGAGAAGTCAATGCCATCTCGCAGTTCTAATCCCAACAAGCAACCTGTTGAACTTAACCGGACTTCCCTCTACTTGGGCTTACTTCTGGTCTTCGTTCTCGGGATTCTGTTTTCCAGTTATTTCTTCAACTAACTGGTGAAGTTTGTCTAGTTTGAGTTGATTTAACCAAGTCCGTAATTTTTAATGGGGAGGCAAGTGTCATGTCTGGAGAAACAAGAATTCCTTTGTGGATTATCGGTACGATCGCCGGGATGGGTGTCCTCACGGTTGTGGGTCTGTTCTTCTATGGAGCCTACGTTGGTGTAGGTTCCTCGATGTAGATTTTGGTTCTATCTGTATTAAGAGATTAACCTCTAAAATCTAACCATCCCGAATAAAAATGCCGCCCACTTTACAGCAGGCGGTATTTTTATGACCGTTATTCATAAAAAAACCCACACCCTCCAATATCCTCTAATGTTCGTAGTAACGCCTTCAGGCGTTATCTTTCCCCCGTTCGTAGTAACGACTTCAGTCGTTATCTTTCTTAGTTCGTAGTAACGACTTCAGTCGTTATCTTTCCCCCGTTCGTAGTAACGACTTCAGTCGTTATCTTTCCCTTGTTCGTAGTAACGACTTCAGTCGTTATCTTTCCCCCGTTCGTAGTATTTGCAGATATTTGGCGGCGATCGCAACAACCGCCATGAAGATCGGGAACCTTTAAACCCCAGGCGCTTGCCTGGGGGAACGACTGAAGTCGTTACTACGAACAAAGATAACGACTGAAGTCGTTACTACAAACAAAGATAACGACTGAAGTCGTTACTACAAACAAAGATAACGACTGAAGTCGTTACTACGAACAAAGATAACGACTGAAGTCGTTACTACGAACAAAGATAACGACTGAAGTCGTTACTACGAACAACGCTGAATCTTATCTTGACCCCTAACAGTTTATAGAGGCAAAATCGGTGGACCTGGGGGTGAAATTTGCCGTTCATGGGAGACTTTGTGACTCTCGCGTTGGGTTTGCATTTCCACAGCGATCGCCTCAAATTGCACCTGCAAACTGCCATAAGGCACCATTAACTCCCGACTGCCTTCCACATCCCCGAATCCCGTCGGCCAAAACTGAGTTAACCAGTGGGGTCCATCCAGAACCGTCCGACTTTGGCGATCGAGTACCCATAATTTCACATAAATTCGGGGTAGCATCTGCGGCAGTTGCACCGTGACTCTGACCGATCGCCCTGCGCTTAATTCTCCCTTGGGTAAACTCAGGCGCGGGTTGGGAACTGGCTGATCTGCCGGTAACAGCAAGAGGGCCGCCCCTTCAGTTTTAGCACTAGCAGCCGCAACCGCAGCTTCCGCAATTAACTCATCATCAACGACAATTTCCCGGGCTTCCCAGTCGATCTCCTCGGGTTCCAGAGGCATTCTGCGAGAGCCTTCTGGATGATTCTCATCTCCTGCCGCCTGTGCGATCGCCTCATCCATCTCAAATGGATTTTGTTCCGACTCCTCAGAAACTGGAGTAAAACTAATTTTCAGCCAATCGGACAATTCGCGATCGCCCGCCAAGGCATTCAACCGAGAAAAGAACCGATCCTGTAAATGCAAGGATTGAAACGCTTGATCCACCGGAGAAGCCTTTTTAGCAACCCGATCCGGTTCTGATTTCACCTCCAAGGAGGCGGCAGTTGCCTCAGATTCCGCTGGTGTAGTCGGCAATTCCTGGGGAACTGGTGCCCTCGTGTTCGGGGTTTCCGGTTCTGCCGGGGTGGCGATCGCCGGATCTGGCGGTTTCACTTCCTCTGCTGGCGGTGACGGTTGAGGACGATTAAAGCTTGGCAAATCCAGGGGTTTCCCGGCTTGGGGTGATTTTGCCTGGGGTTTAACAATCTGTGGCGGCAACACCTGATTTCCCGAGGGTTCAAAGGAAATCGGTTGACTCTTCTTAATCGTTTCTAGAATTTCATCAAACGAGGCATCGATTTCTTCAACATTCTGCTGATGAATCGATTCCCGAGAATGCTCTAATAGCTTATCCTCACTCAAGTCTGGAGAAATCGCCCCGAGTAAGTCATCTAAATCCGCAGTAATCGTAAACGATCGCCGTCTTAACTGAGTCCCACTGCCATCAGACAAACTCACCTCTCCTAACAGCAGATGACTTTTTGTCTGTTCTGGAATCTCCACAGGACAAGAGAATGGCATCGGTAGCGTTCCCGCAGACAGGGGATGTGCCACCTCAACAATTTTTGCTCCAGTCTGGGGATTTTGCAGCATCACCCGCAATTCTAAACCGGGAAGGCGATCGCCTATCTTGCCATCAACCGCCTCAATGCGTCCCTCTAACGTTAAAACTTTACCCCATTTCACCATATAGGTTTCCTGCTGCAACACCAGTTGCAAGGGCGGCAGTTTTTGAGGGTGTGCCTGGGGTGGGGAGGGGGGAACCGGAGGAGGACTGGTCCTGGACCCTTCCGCCATTGAGGGGAGGCGATCGGGAAAAGCGTACAATTTGCCCGGGAGGGAGGGGTCCGCAACGGGTGTGGTAGTTCCTGGGTTCTGTTCTTGTGGCAACCCTGCTGCCTCATCTTCAGCAACCGCTTCAGCGGCAGCTTGTAGGCGATCGGCCCCTTCCACCTGGGAAAATTCTTCTTCCTGATCCGATTCCGTTTCCTCCTCGAAACCCGAAGTCAGACCCCCGGAGAAATCGCTACCCCCTTCTTCCTCGATGGATAACACCTCAACCCGAATCGAACCCTGAGTCGTTTGGTCCAGAAAACAGGTAAAATCCCAAAATCCCGGCTTGAGGCGAGTAAACGGGATCACCACCATCAAACCCTCTGCATTCGTGCGAGTCCCCCGCTTCTGCATCCGACGCTTCGGCGGAAACTCTTCCGACGATTGATAAATCGCCCGAATCTCCACCGGCACATTATTCCGGCTACACCGCGCAACCATGCGATAGCGCCCTTCCAAAATTTCCACTTCTGGAGATTCAACGGAAAGCCACGAGCGATCGCCTTCTTTCTGGATCAGAAATTCCCAGTCTTCCATCGGTTCCGACACAGATAACCCTTGCCTGAGTTGTTTTTGCCAATTATGTCTGTCAGTTTAACCCACCTAGAGCGCATCTGGAATCACCCCACCCCCTTGAGTTGGCAAAGCCCTACACCCTCAAGGGTGCAGCTACACGAACAAAGCCTGCAAAGTCCTACACCCTCAAGGGTGCGGCTACACGAACAAAGCCTGCCTACGCAGGCTCAAGAGAAGAGAGACTTTTAAACACGAGCTTTGCTTTTCGTTCGTAGTAACGACTTCAGTCGTTTCCGGATCCCCCAACTCAATTAATTTATCATCAATACAAAACACTCCACTGCCATCATGAGCGATCGCCTCCAACAATCCCATTCTCTAACCCAATCTCTCCACCAAGTCACCGCCGACTTACAATCCATCGATCCAGTCCCGGGACTACTCAGATTTACCATCCTCGGATGCCTCAGTCTCAGCTTCCTCCTCATAGCCTGGATCACCTCCAACCCCATCCTCTTCGCCACAACTGCCACCCTAGGTGGCTTCCTCTGTGGATTTTGGCTCATCTGCACCCATGATATGACCCATCAAACCCTCACGGGATGGAAAAACTGCGATCGCCTGCTTCCCTACCTAGTCAGTTGGCCCCTATTCTGGCCTTACGGCGTTTATGCCACCCTGCATCCCTGGCATCATGCCTGGAATGGCATCGATCTACGGGACCCGGAACGAGTGCAATGGACGGAACAAGAGTATCAACAAGCTCATCCCGTGGTGCAATTTTATATTCGCCACCAATGGGCGATCGATATTACCATCTTTGGCGGCATCGGACTGATTCTCAAAACTCTACTCAAAGGACTCCAATTCCAACAACAAATTCCCCGATTGCGACACCGATTAATCCGGGATATACTTGGCAGCCTGAGTATTCATGCCCTGTTATTCATCGCTGCTTATCTTCAGGGAAAAGTGCTGGATTATCTTTTGTTGTGGCTCATTTTAGAACGGGCGATCGGACTCGTCATGCAAACCCGAGACCATATAGAACATTATGGACTCTGGGGAAAATCAACCTCACCTCACCTCACCCAACTCTATGCCGGACGAAATATTGCCACCCATCCCCTGATCGGATGGTTAATGGGAGGATTGCCTTATCATGCCATCCATCACGCCTTTCCCGGCATTCCCTTTTACCACCTTTCGGAAGCCTGCGATCGGATTCAAACTGTTTTAAAAGACCATGATTTGCCCCTGATGAAACTAGACCCCGGTTATCTCACAACGGCTTATCAGTTAGGGAAAAAACCCGTTTTAATTGGTGCAAGTGATGACACTATAGCGCGTCTAAATCAGTTTGACACGAGGGACCAGGTAGGATAAAATAAAAGTTTATGTACAAAAAGGGTGCAAAACATGAAAATTAGTGCTCACTTAGACACAATATCAACAGATTTCATTGATTTAACAGAGTTCATCGACAGTACAAATAATATTAGAGAGTGGAAAAAAGGTCAAGCAGTTATATTGAACCTACAAGGTTGGTCTTATGCAGAAATTAGCCTCATACTAAAGATGTCCTATAGGTCGATTGCTCGGGCAAAAAAAGAATACAAAGAACAAGGAGTTTTGGGATTAAAACTTAAATATAAAGGCTCAAAAGGTTATTTAACTGAAATTGAAAATAATGAAGTAAAAACTTGGCTACTTGAAAAACCTGAAAGGCGAAATATTTCTGAGCTTGAAAGACATCTTATTGAAACCTATGATGTAGTCTTTAAATCACCACAAAGTTACTATGATATCTTGAAAAACAGTCAACTAACTTGGCAAAAAGCGAATAAACAAAATACTAGAAAAAACCCAGAAGCTATAAAAAAAAGAACCCTAGAGATTGTAGCAATATTAGAAGAATTTAAGCCGGAGATAGAATCTGGAACCCTATCTGTGTATGCTTTAGACGAATGTCATGTCCAAGGTGATGATGTTTGTAGTTATCTATGGGGTGACTCAAAAGATAGAGAAGTTATAGCTATAAATAACGAACGAGATCGTCAAACTTATTATGGAGCGTTAAATTTACTGACTAATCAGTTTATTGCTAGTCCTTATGAGGCGGGAAATGGGGTAAATACAGTGAAATTTTTGAAAGAAATTAAAGCGGTTCATACTCAAGAGGATTCGGAGCAGAAAATCCTGTTAATTTGGGACGGAGCCAGCTATCATAGAGGAGAAGAAATGAAAAACTTTTTAACTTTGCAAAATCACGAAAAGGAGCGACAAGATTGGTCAATTATTTGCGAACGTCTTCCCACTTATGCCCCGGAAGAAAATCCCGTTGAGGGAATTTGGCTACAGGTTAAAAACTTTATTAGGTGCTTCCATTACCGATGCAAGAGTTTCGCTTCAGTAAAACGATTAGTGGAGATTTTCTTCAAATATCAACTTTTTAATCGTCCTAATTTGAAAAAGTACGATGCTTTTGCCAAACTGATTTAGACTCGCTATAATCTGTTCGGCATCTAAATGAAAGATTAGAAAAGCATGAAACCCTTGGAGTGAGGTCTGTAGTATTCATTTTTGTTCGTCAACTGTCCTTAGCCCTTTCCCCACTTCCAAAAAATCGGGTTTCTGCGATCGCCTCCGTTTTCCCCAAGCTCATCCCAGAAACCCGGTTTCTCACTATCCCTGCACCGGGGAAATAGCGGCAGAACCTCCCGGGGAAGATAACTGGACACCGCCCAGTCAAGCTTGGCATAATAGATCAAACAGCAATAACGCCTGTCCTATGACTCTTTCTGTCGATCGCCCTGTTCTCTATCCTGATTCTGATGGCCAACCGATGGCAGATAATACGCGCCAGTTCCAATGGATTGTCCTAATTAAGGAAAATTTAGAATGCTGCTTTGCAGATCAACCCAATGTCTTTGTCGCGGGTGATCTGCTTTGGTATCCCGTGGAGGGGGAACCCAAGATTCGGGTAGCTCCCGATGTGTTTGTCGTGTTTGGGAGAACCAAGGGCGATCGCGGTTCCTATCGCCAGTGGGAAGAGGGAAATATTGCCCCCCAGGTGGTGTTTGAGATTCTTTCGCCGGGAAATCGCCTCCAGGCAATGGTCAATAAACAGCTATTTTATCAACGCTATGGGGTGGAAGAATACTATATCTATGACCCGGATCATCATGATTTTGTGGGTCTTCAGCGGGTGGAGGGGGAATTGCAGGTGATTGAGGCGATCGCTCAATGGACTAGCCCTTGTTTAGGGATTCGCTTCGAGTTCACTCCCGAAGCTTTGACGATTTACCGCCCCGACGGGGAAAAATTTCTCACAACCATTGAACTAGCCCAGGAACGAAAAGCAGCCAGGGAGGAGGCAGCAGCAGAACGCCAACGGGCGGAAGCAGAACGCCAGCGGGCGGAACGGTTAGCGGCACAGTTGCGGGCGTTGGGAATTGAGCCGGAATCGTAGTTCATGGCGATCGCATCTTGGCTGGCAAGAGTTCGTGGAGTGTCATATCTGGCTGCCGTTGATATCTGCGAATTTTGCCTTCTGGAAACGTCCGCCAACGTGCGATCGCCGCCCATCGGGTTGAAGTCAGCGCCAATGGGTGGCCTGATCTGAGCAACGTGAGAGATGCAGCAGAGGAGGCTCAATTGGCTTATCAATACTGGGCGATCGCTCTTACCGTCAAGCTTAATCCAGATTTTTAGTTAGAAGCAGCCTATAATAAATTTAATTCTAGTATTGAGCGAGATATTCTATGACGGCAAAACCGCTAGAAATCGAGGGGACTTGGGAAGAAATTGTCAGTCATTCCGATGCTTTAGCTGGATGTCAGATTTGGGTTAGGGAAGGGGCTATAATGGGGTGTCCGCTCTCTGGTGTTTTTATGAGTCAGAACCCACCGACGACCCCCATAACCTGCATCTGCTTTCTACGTTCTGGGTGGAGCTCATTGGTATTGACCCCAGCTTTGAAGTGGGGTCAAATTTTTCGATGAATGTGGCGATCGCAGAATCAGTTTATGAACGATGATTCCTCCTCCAATCCTGAAATCCTCTTTGAAATCGTCACACCTCTTGGCTTCTGCGTTCGCCCAACTGCCGAGTATTGGCAGTTTATTGTCACCGTTAAGCATCCAATCATGATCAACCGCTGGACCGAGGTACAAAATACATTAAGCGACCCAGACGAAGTTCGTCTTAGTAAAACTGATGCTCAGGTTTACCTATTCTACCGTAATGAGGGTACAAAACGTTGGGTCTGTGCTGTGACTAGACGCTTAAATGGAGAAGGATTTTTAATAACAGCCTATCGAACCAGTGCTATTAAGGAAGGAGAGCAATTATGGCAGAAGTAAAAGTATTCTATGACCGCACCGGCAATACACTTGTTGTCTGGTTTGGTAATCCTCAAGATGAGGTCGAAGCCGAAGAAACCGGCGATGAGGTGATTTTAATGAAGGATCAACAGGGGCAAGTAATTGGGTTTGAAAAGCTCAACTTTTTACCTCCTTCTGATCATCCCATACGCATTGCCTTTGAAACAGTCGCCCTCTAAGTTTTCGGTCATCGCTTTGGCAATACTTACTCGCTCATGGCTAAAGTTATCACTACAAACCTTTTAACTCGGCCTTGATCATGAGTCAGCAACTCACCCACGGGGGGAGCATCCCGTTTTGCTCAATTAGATAACACAGAAGCAGGCTGCGATATTTAATTTTTTGGATGATGAAGGCTCAAATGAGTGGGACTGGGGGCAGAGGGGTTGACGGTGGGATCTGGTGTTGCGATCGCCTCTAAGCGACTGGAAAGTTGGACCTGGCAACCGATAGCCTAGAAACCCCGTTGCTCACACCCCCACCGCAGAAAATTCACATCGATGCTAATCATGCCATTGCTCCTGAAAACCTGGGCGAATGGCAGTTTCCATATCTTATAGGGTTTGGGAGAACCTTGATATTTCAAACACCCGGCAACTTCATTTAAGGTTGTGGGAAGAAAAGGGGATTTGGGCTGAATTAAAATTCCTGTGCCACTGTCCGTTAAAATGATTTCTGTTCCCACTTCTAAGGGATAGTTTTTTCGCATTTCGGGAGGAATAATAACCTGTCCTGTTTCAGAGACTTTAATGATTTTCATGGATAAATTAG
Protein-coding regions in this window:
- the psbE gene encoding cytochrome b559 subunit alpha — translated: MSTGSTGERPFADIVTSIRYWVIHSITIPALFIAGWLFVSTGLAYDAFGTPRPNEYFSQERLELPIVQDRFNAKDQINDLMIK
- the psbF gene encoding cytochrome b559 subunit beta, translating into MTTNRSNEPISYPIFTVRWIAVHTLAVPTVFFLGAIAAMQFIQR
- a CDS encoding photosystem II reaction center protein L, which codes for MPSRSSNPNKQPVELNRTSLYLGLLLVFVLGILFSSYFFN
- a CDS encoding photosystem II reaction center protein J, whose amino-acid sequence is MSGETRIPLWIIGTIAGMGVLTVVGLFFYGAYVGVGSSM
- a CDS encoding fatty acid desaturase family protein, which codes for MSDRLQQSHSLTQSLHQVTADLQSIDPVPGLLRFTILGCLSLSFLLIAWITSNPILFATTATLGGFLCGFWLICTHDMTHQTLTGWKNCDRLLPYLVSWPLFWPYGVYATLHPWHHAWNGIDLRDPERVQWTEQEYQQAHPVVQFYIRHQWAIDITIFGGIGLILKTLLKGLQFQQQIPRLRHRLIRDILGSLSIHALLFIAAYLQGKVLDYLLLWLILERAIGLVMQTRDHIEHYGLWGKSTSPHLTQLYAGRNIATHPLIGWLMGGLPYHAIHHAFPGIPFYHLSEACDRIQTVLKDHDLPLMKLDPGYLTTAYQLGKKPVLIGASDDTIARLNQFDTRDQVG
- a CDS encoding IS630 family transposase — encoded protein: MKISAHLDTISTDFIDLTEFIDSTNNIREWKKGQAVILNLQGWSYAEISLILKMSYRSIARAKKEYKEQGVLGLKLKYKGSKGYLTEIENNEVKTWLLEKPERRNISELERHLIETYDVVFKSPQSYYDILKNSQLTWQKANKQNTRKNPEAIKKRTLEIVAILEEFKPEIESGTLSVYALDECHVQGDDVCSYLWGDSKDREVIAINNERDRQTYYGALNLLTNQFIASPYEAGNGVNTVKFLKEIKAVHTQEDSEQKILLIWDGASYHRGEEMKNFLTLQNHEKERQDWSIICERLPTYAPEENPVEGIWLQVKNFIRCFHYRCKSFASVKRLVEIFFKYQLFNRPNLKKYDAFAKLI
- a CDS encoding Uma2 family endonuclease, which encodes MTLSVDRPVLYPDSDGQPMADNTRQFQWIVLIKENLECCFADQPNVFVAGDLLWYPVEGEPKIRVAPDVFVVFGRTKGDRGSYRQWEEGNIAPQVVFEILSPGNRLQAMVNKQLFYQRYGVEEYYIYDPDHHDFVGLQRVEGELQVIEAIAQWTSPCLGIRFEFTPEALTIYRPDGEKFLTTIELAQERKAAREEAAAERQRAEAERQRAERLAAQLRALGIEPES
- a CDS encoding DUF4258 domain-containing protein, producing the protein MNDDSSSNPEILFEIVTPLGFCVRPTAEYWQFIVTVKHPIMINRWTEVQNTLSDPDEVRLSKTDAQVYLFYRNEGTKRWVCAVTRRLNGEGFLITAYRTSAIKEGEQLWQK
- a CDS encoding DUF2283 domain-containing protein; translation: MAEVKVFYDRTGNTLVVWFGNPQDEVEAEETGDEVILMKDQQGQVIGFEKLNFLPPSDHPIRIAFETVAL
- a CDS encoding AbrB/MazE/SpoVT family DNA-binding domain-containing protein yields the protein MKIIKVSETGQVIIPPEMRKNYPLEVGTEIILTDSGTGILIQPKSPFLPTTLNEVAGCLKYQGSPKPYKIWKLPFAQVFRSNGMISIDVNFLRWGCEQRGF